In a single window of the Hippocampus zosterae strain Florida chromosome 6, ASM2543408v3, whole genome shotgun sequence genome:
- the igsf9b gene encoding protein turtle homolog A isoform X1: MGLERRWLQAIPTVVAIVLLSASQGLPSVVRGREGGSAELGCSLTPKSHDATSPNLFPLHVVEWVRLGYNVPVLIKFGVYAPRVHPTYKGRVSLTRGASLLVERLTLEDEGWFECRILLLDSKTDDFQNGTWTFLSITAPPVFIKMPPTFVEVLLGDSLTLSCGAHGNPRPTVVWHKDESPIEKHEKIKVHNGTLSLTSATRSISGVYKCHVSNSEGNLTHETQLQVKGPPIIIISPEDTTLNMSQDAVLQCQADAYPSNLTYEWMKQGQNVYHIESLKSRVKVLVDGTLLIPNLIPEDAGNYTCIPTNGILTPPSASAHLKVKHPARVVRMPRETYLPSGMEGVIVCPVQADPPVLYVNWTKDGNNLNLDNFPGWMVNSEGSVFIATANDNAVGMYSCTAYNSYGTMGQSEPTNVIVQDPPTFQVPPRPEYLQEVGRELIIPCEADGDPAPNITWSKQIGPSPRSQYFVLANGSLLLQPLSKDHHGGWECLASNRVATVSAGTVVMVLGTSPHGVSSVSVNTEINQANVSWVAGFDGGYTQKFTVWVKQASRGKHEWASLPVPTSKKYLLVTSLLAATSYQFSVLPQNKLGSGPFSEIVTVRTQAVPTEAPTVIATLLTLEPPVILSANRTRQGVLLQWSPPDIPSSPLTNYVLQARRNQGQWVILSNNISANESEVLVQGLLRDSSYDLRLMSRSNQVRSEPSDFVSISTAGMEIYPLSPSLLELVPAPLLAGVLGGVCFLFMAIVLSLVTACYMRNWRERRRRKRQQDVPSAFQKSPSSEGCSPPRSPDSVLKMKLCPSIPFFPTSSSQYGRSSFDKGSRGEYQDQRKQLLANSSPPPHYTLFESHLGSQAPSPTSLESIHRGPDGRFIIQPLIESSSPSNKKNLKDILESNGGASGSGSNRTSFRDSPKSSILSSDKDEKKNSPLTVDVLELNRPTSSPGRVRAIARNFSRHGCFYSDDEHGSENLLERASFYSDNSEKKPSDCVKRHRLPARTEDLFPILSRRTYILDREADRPPSSDYQPMASHLTDDSTLLTQIDSELESDSIKKCLQLAKEREEMERELERYTTNHRNQDDGKESPKCSVSQSDEEPVWKLQDVTLRQKHKPSGHTSRVADYRRACYFGSTSSPTDRVPPSHIEWDISPVTAISHLVPGKGHWETTSTGLQKLQHPHSCAETTDSLAVDLSHSPVTQNTSLPVSSTDVTFENSTVRCLAMSPRAKSLSPHRDSDLCSKSMTEGLGENISVGGAPSRSRNSYAYGTRNWGSASRSPLVFSKRSASPGFTASTLYAATRDPVPPGVPTSLSEHQVKSNGTESKHQGSEDHHSFGSEKDGVRAHSRRSEKCLSPSPMSTLNLVEEAESDPSQFSIPRMSGSFKTKPAAAPPKMSPLQTSAILEYLSLPGFIEMSVDDPAEQAEVTAGAGPFLDQKSVRSIVAKPDVVPKNWEVHVQEIAETESSKMKGCSEPSHSREKHGFRPQVEARESLPRVRFPDDITPLSAPEKTSKQLYHEKTQIRAETKSGESRPGSRPAHTLLSAAKGMVDIVSKRSPSFMDSSESLSEQSQKQGSQGNRTNNIALRISQAPVPFLKKSLSVGPCRTLSGMEPPRPFLKKSISFGSPRWEHIESPRTYISEKCYWDELPNPDVRVKSYSLGHTPSSFLRPGPSWREYIPLRRPTAGSLDRPRCAQRSSPSYFSPTMYPPRERPVSPVSEHCDPQRQAAVFSDSSRWSPSYQDMLRSAQDKYVPMSTSIPVPNHHPWPGPRPENMRLMYPRTGPPRSYLPRGISWPSPICMPFSQREVDSYRQADRMMRRFGETEPREVREGGRASYASQSSGRGSAGLFRQSISITPTLLSSPETTEESVRHRAELDPPERRSKSRRNTSVDESYEWDSADACVDSEVLEALRFDPSQADFQRSRGRLVCDQPAGLQDQRDKGSPPPACPPVSNTPCSQYRQSLSEARFNALRQEYQEYRRAQESISPHEPFLTPGHDSDSDINSALL; encoded by the exons CTCCACCGGTGTTTATCAAGATGCCTCCAACTTTTGTGGAGGTTTTGCTCGGAGACTCACTGACGCTCAGCTGCGGAGCTCATGGCAACCCTCGCCCAACTGTTGTGTGGCACAAAGATGAGAGCCCGATtgagaaacatgaaaaaatcaAA GTACACAATGGTACCTTGTCTTTGACGTCAGCCACAAGAAGCATTTCTGGAGTATATAAATGTCATGTTTCCAATTCAGAGGGCAACCTGACACATGAGACGCAGCTTCAGGTCAAAG GTCCcccaatcatcatcatctcgcCAGAGGACACTACTCTCAATATGTCCCAGGATGCCGTTTTGCAGTGCCAGGCTGACGCCTACCCTTCCAACCTCACGTATGAGTGGATGAAACAAGGACAGAATGTTTACCATATTGA atcTTTAAAATCCAGAGTGAAGGTTTTGGTGGACGGAACCCTTTTAATCCCTAATTTAATTCCAGAAGATGCTGGAAACTACACCTGTATCCCTACAAATGGGATATTGACTCCGCCCTCAGCCTCAGCACATCTCAAAGTGAAAC ACCCTGCTCGAGTTGTGCGAATGCCCAGGGAAACCTACTTGCCCTCCGGCATGGAGGGAGTCATTGTGTGTCCTGTCCAGGCGGATCCTCCTGTCTTATATGTGAACTGGACCAAAGATGGGAACAATTTAAATCTTGACAAT TTCCCGGGCTGGATGGTGAACTCTGAGGGCTCCGTTTTCATAGCAACGGCAAACGACAATGCCGTGGGCATGTACAGCTGCACTGCGTATAACAGTTACGGCACCATGGGTCAGTCTGAGCCCACCAACGTCATTGTGCAG gatccacccacattccaagtTCCTCCTCGGCCTGAGTATCTTCAGGAGGTGGGCAGAGAGTTGATCATCCCTTGTGAAGCCGATGGAGATCCCGCGCCAAACATAACATGGAGCAAg CAGATTGGTCCTAGTCCTCGTTCTCAGTACTTTGTGTTGGCTAATGGTTCCCTCCTGCTGCAGCCTCTCAGTAAAGACCACCACGGTGGCTGGGAATGCTTGGCCTCCAATCGTGTAGCAACTGTCAGCGCAGGCACTGTAGTAATGGTGCTTG GTACCAGTCCTCATGGTGTGTCTTCAGTATCTGTAAACACCGAGATAAATCAAGCGAATGTGTCCTGGGTGGCTGGGTTTGATGGGGGATACACCCAGAAGTTCACTGTGTG ggtcAAACAAGCATCCAGAGGTAAACATGAATGGGCATCTTTACCTGTGCCCACATCCAAAAAGTACTTGTTGGTCACTAGTCTTCTGGCTGCGACTAGTTATCAGTTCAGTGTCCTACCTCAGAATAAACTGGGTTCTGGACCTTTCAGTGAAATTGTGACTGTAAGAACCCAAG CTGTACCAACAGAAGCCCCAACTGTCATCGCCACTCTGCTAACACTCGAACCGCCCGTAATCTTGTCTGCTAACCGGACCAGACAAGGCGTTCTTCTCCAGTGGTCACCCCCTGACATTCCATCCTCTCCGCTGACAAATTATGTGCTTCAGGCTCGTCGGAATCAGGGCCAGTGGGTCATCCTTAGCAACAACATCAGTGCCAATGAGAGTGAAGTCCTTGTACAGGGACTGCTTCGC GATTCCAGTTATGATCTGAGGCTCATGTCCCGCAGCAATCAAGTGCGCAGTGAACCAAGTGATTTTGTCAGTATATCTACTGCAG GGATGGAGATTTACCCCCTGAGCCCTAGTTTATTGGAGCTCGTCCCCGCGCCACTCCTGGCAGGTGTGCTCGGAGGGGTGTGCTTCCTTTTCATGGCCATTGTGCTCTCATTGGTAACAGCTTGCTATATGAGAAACTGGAGAGAACGTCGGCGCAGGAAGAGACAACAAG ATGTCCCATCCGCTTTCCAGAAGAGTCCATCTTCAGA agGTTGCTCTCCTCCCCGCAGCCCAGACAGTGTGTTGAAAATGAAGTTGTGTCCATCCATTCCCTTCTTCCCCACGTCCTCCTCACAATACGGCCGCTCCTCTTTCGACAAAGGCAGTCGAGGAGAGTACCAAGACCAGCGCAAGCAACTTTTGGCCAACTCATCTCCACCACCGCATTACACACTCTTTGAGAGCCACCTGGGGTCCCAGGCTCCCTCTCCAACATCTTTAGAGTCTATTCACAGAGGCCCAGATGGACGTTTCATAATCCAACCTCTCATAGAGAGTTCCAGTCCCTCCAATAAGAAAAATCTCAAGGACATATTGGAAAGTAACGGCGGTGCAAGTGGCTCGGGAAGCAACCGTACATCCTTTAGGGACTCCCCAAAATCAAGTATCCTGAGTTCCGACAAGGACGAGAAGAAGAATTCGCCACTTACTGTGGATGTGTTGGAGCTTAACAGGCCTACGTCCTCCCCTGGAAGAGTACGGGCCATTGCTCGGAACTTCTCCCGTCATGGCTGCTTTTACTCTGATGATGAACATGGCTCAGAGAACCTCCTGGAAAGAGCAAGCTTCTATTCGGACAACAGTGAGAAAAAACCCAGTGATTGTGTGAAAAGGCACCGCTTGCCAGCCCGCACTGAAGATCTTTTCCCCATTTTGTCAAGGAGAACCTATATTTTGGATAGAGAGGCAGACAGACCACCGTCCTCAGACTATCAACCTATGGCCAGTCACCTTACTGATGACAGCACGCTTCTCACACAAATTGACAGCGAACTGGAGAGCGATAGCatcaaaaagtgcttgcaactGGCCAAGGAGAGGGAGGAAATGGAGCGTGAGCTAGAACGCTATACGACCAATCACAGAAACCAAGACGACGGAAAAGAGAGCCCTAAATGTAGCGTATCCCAATCCGATGAAGAACCTGTATGGAAACTCCAAGATGTTACGCTCCGTCAAAAACACAAGCCCTCAGGCCACACGAGTCGGGTAGCAGACTATCGAAGGGCGTGTTACTTTGGGAGCACGAGTAGTCCTACGGACCGAGTTCCTCCATCTCACATCGAGTGGGACATTAGCCCTGTTACAGCCATATCTCACCTTGTTCCAGGAAAGGGCCACTGGGAGACCACATCGACAGGATTACAGAAGTTACAGCATCCTCATTCGTGCGCGGAAACTACGGACTCTCTTGCTGTTGATTTATCACATTCTCCAGTGACTCAGAACACCTCCCTTCCCGTGTCTTCCACGGATGTGACATTTGAAAACTCCACAGTTCGATGTTTGGCGATGTCGCCTAGAGCCAAGTCACTGAGTCCTCACAGAGATTCAGATCTGTGTAGTAAGTCCATGACGGAGGGCCTCGGGGAAAATATTAGTGTTGGAGGTGCTCCGTCACGGTCCAGGAATTCATATGCGTATGGCACTCGAAATTGGGGCTCAGCTTCTCGAAGTCCTTTAGTCTTCAGTAAACGGTCTGCAAGTCCAGGTTTTACCGCTTCGACATTATATGCAGCCACAAGGGATCCCGTTCCCCCAGGTGTCCCAACCTCACTAAGTGAGCATCAAGTTAAATCAAATGGCACAGAGAGTAAACATCAAGGCTCTGAAGACCATCACAGCTTTGGATCAGAAAAAGACGGTGTCCGAGCACACTCGAGGAGGAGCGAAAAATGTCTTAGTCCCAGCCCTATGTCGACACTGAATCTTGTTGAAGAAGCTGAAAGTGATCCATCCCAATTTTCTATCCCCAGAATGTCAGGGTCATTCAAGACCAAGCCAGCTGCAGCCCCTCCTAAAATGTCGCCCCTGCAGACGAGTGCAATTCTGGAATATCTAAGCCTTCCAGGTTTTATTGAGATGAGCGTAGATGATCCTGCGGAACAAGCTGAAGTTACAGCTGGCGCCGGACCCTTTTTGGACCAAAAATCTGTACGGTCCATCGTGGCTAAGCCTGATGTAGTCCCTAAAAACTGGGAGGTTCATGTCCAGGAAATTGCAGAAACTGAGTCAAGCAAAATGAAGGGTTGCTCTGAACCATCACATTCTCGAGAAAAACATGGCTTTAGGCCTCAGGTTGAAGCACGGGAATCTCTGCCTCGAGTAAGGTTTCCAGACGACATAACACCACTCTCTGCTCCAGAAAAAACCAGCAAACAACTATATCATGAAAAAACACAGATTCGAGCTGAAACTAAAAGCGGTGAGTCAAGACCGGGTTCCAGACCAGCTCACACTTTGCTCAGTGCCGCAAAAGGCatggtggacattgtgtccaAACGTTCTCCCAGCTTCATGGATAGTAGTGAGTCTTTATCAGAGCAATCCCAAAAACAAGGTTCTCAGGGCAATCGGACCAATAACATTGCATTGCGAATAAGCCAAGCCCCTGTGCCCTTTCTGAAGAAATCCTTAAGTGTCGGCCCTTGTAGAACACTGTCAGGTATGGAACCCCCCCGACCTTTCCTTAAGAAATCGATCAGTTTTGGCTCCCCGAGATGGGAGCACATTGAGAGCCCGAGGACATACATCTCTGAGAAATGTTACTGGGATGAGCTCCCAAACCCAGATGTCAGGGTGAAATCTTACAGCTTAGGTCACACTCCATCCTCCTTTCTCCGTCCAGGTCCTTCCTGGAGAGAGTACATCCCCCTCAGGCGTCCCACCGCGGGGAGTTTGGATAGGCCCCGATGTGCGCAAAGATCTAGTCCCTCCTACTTCAGCCCTACCATGTACCCACCCAGAGAAAGGCCAGTCTCCCCAGTGTCGGAACACTGCGATCCGCAAAGGCAAGCGGCAGTTTTCTCTGATTCCTCAAGGTGGTCCCCCTCTTACCAAGATATGCTGAGATCTGCTCAGGACAAATACGTCCCCATGTCCACCAGCATCCCAGTTCCCAATCATCACCCCTGGCCCGGACCCAGACCGGAGAACATGAGGCTGATGTATCCCAGAACGGGTCCCCCGAGGTCCTACCTGCCCAGAGGCATCAGTTGGCCCTCACCCATCTGCATGCCTTTCTCTCAGAGGGAGGTTGACAGTTacagacaggcagacagaaTGATGAGGAGGTTTGGAGAGACAGAGCCTCGAGAGGTCAGAGAAGGAGGCAGGGCCAGCTATGCCAGTCAGAGCAGCGGAAGGGGCAGTGCCGGTCTCTTCCGCCAGTCAATTTCCATCACTCCCACACTGCTCAGCTCCCCCGAAACCACAGAGGAGAGCGTGCGGCACAGAGCTGAGCTGGATCCGCCTGAGAGGAGATCGAAAAG TAGAAGGAACACGTCAGTAGATGAAAGTTATGAGTGGGATTCCGCTGACGCATGCGTGGACTCTGAAGTCCTGGAGGCCTTGAGGTTTGATCCGTCACAAGCAGATTTCCAGAGAAGCAGAGGGAGGCTTGTTTGCGATCAACCTGCTGGCCTCCAGGACCAAAGAGACAAAG GCTCACCTCCCCCAGCCTGCCCTCCTGTTTCCAACACACCTTGCAGCCAGTACCGTCAATCCCTTAGCGAGGCGCGTTTCAACGCTCTCCGGCAGGAGTACCAAGAGTACAGGCGGGCTCAGGAGTCCATCTCTCCCCACGAGCCGTTCCTCACCCCTGGACACGATTCGGACTCTGACATCAACTCAGCACTGCTGTAG